The sequence below is a genomic window from Paenibacillus sp. DCT19.
CTTCTACGTTGGTAGTTTGCTGAATGAATCTTCATTGGAAGATATGTTGAAACTGTAAAATGCACAAAGCACCGCGAAGCCATCCTTTACCAGAATGGAACGCGGTGCTTTTATTTATTACTTGTAATGGTTGTAAACTATACTATTCAATCCTCTTCATCAACCGCTTTCAATGACTCCAAAAACTCAGCCGTTGCCCGATCACGGTCACGACCCTTCTCCTTAAGGCGCTCAATTGCAGGCAGAATAAGAATGTCTACTTCTTTTTGCACGACATAGGCTAGATCATACTGATTTTGATCCTCCAGGTAACCCCCAACCTGCATCAGGGCGTTATATCGATCTAACTCATCTCGTGTTAATAACCCTCGAACTTGAACACTGCAATGTCTCATCCAAAGAACCGCCCTTTCTTCAGAACCAGGGGAATGCCACCAATAATAAACAAATACCGGAGATCGACCAGCTTCTTCAGCTGTGCTGCCTTCCAGCCTTTATATTTCTTATCGCCTACAACCGCGATTGCTTCACCTTTTCCTAGCGAAGCCACCGTACCTTTACTCGTAAATACAAAAGGCTGCCGCTCTTTTTTGCGAATGGCTGCAACGACATTGATCGCACAGTTCACTCCCTGCTGCATCGCAATCTGAGCTGTCGGAGGATAAGGACGTCCTTCCTTGTTGAATACAAGCGAGTTGTCTCCAATCACATATACATCCTCATGACCAGGTGCACGCAGATATTCATCCACCTTCACCCGTCCACGCATAACTTCTAGACCTGCCTGCTCCAATAACGCGTTACCACGAATCCCACCCGTCCAAACGACGGTAGCGGCATCAATCTTCTCGCCTTCGCCGACAATAACTCCATCCGGCAGACACTGTTTAATGGGAACGCCGATTTTAAAGGTAACTCCTTTTTTCTTCAGCACGTTCATCGCATGTTCGACAAGTTCCGGATCGAAGCCCGGAAGAGCCGAAGGTGCCGCCTCTACATTATATATGTGGACATTTTTGGGATTCACGTCGAATTCTTTGCATAACTTAGGAATACGATCCGCAAGCTCAGCGACGAATTCGACACCACTAAAGCCTGCCCCACCTACAACGAAATTGATTCGATTGCGTTTATTGTCATTTTTGTACATGGCAAATTGATACTCAATGTGCTCACGGATCAATCTGACCGAGTTAATGCTGCGAATAGTCATTGCATGATCCAGCATCCCTGGAATGCCAAACGTCTCCGGTTCACCACCTAGACCAATAATGAGGTAATCGTAGGATAATGTACCGTCCTCTAAAATGATTTTACGATCCTGTAAACGAATCTCTTTCACGTTAGATTTGACCAAATCAATTTTGAATTCATCAATCAGCTTCGAAATGGAAACCCTTGCGTGTTCAATTGTATCTGTACCGGCTGCCGGCATATGTAGATGTGTAGTTATATAGTGATAATCATGCCGATTCACTAATGTGACGTCGGCCTCGTTATAATTTAATTCTTTCTGAAGCCTCTGGGCTGTCAGGATTC
It includes:
- a CDS encoding NAD(P)/FAD-dependent oxidoreductase, which encodes MSSIPKIVILGAGYGGILTAQRLQKELNYNEADVTLVNRHDYHYITTHLHMPAAGTDTIEHARVSISKLIDEFKIDLVKSNVKEIRLQDRKIILEDGTLSYDYLIIGLGGEPETFGIPGMLDHAMTIRSINSVRLIREHIEYQFAMYKNDNKRNRINFVVGGAGFSGVEFVAELADRIPKLCKEFDVNPKNVHIYNVEAAPSALPGFDPELVEHAMNVLKKKGVTFKIGVPIKQCLPDGVIVGEGEKIDAATVVWTGGIRGNALLEQAGLEVMRGRVKVDEYLRAPGHEDVYVIGDNSLVFNKEGRPYPPTAQIAMQQGVNCAINVVAAIRKKERQPFVFTSKGTVASLGKGEAIAVVGDKKYKGWKAAQLKKLVDLRYLFIIGGIPLVLKKGRFFG